The Paraconexibacter algicola genome includes the window TGCGCAGCTCGCGGGCTCCGTCCCGTGCGCGCCGCAGGGCGGCGCCGAGGGTCTCGGCGCCGCCTGAGCCGGTGCCGGCGCCCGCGGCGATCCGGTCGGCCGCGGTGCGGGCGTCGCGCAGCCCGCCGCGTAGATCACCGACGCCACGCTGGGCCCGCCCGAGGCCGCGGCTGAGCTTGCGGGCGTCGCGGCCGCTCCTGCGGAGGTCCGCGGTGGCGCGGGCGGCTCGTCGGTCGGCGGTGAGCAGTCGGGGCTCCTGCTCGACGATCGCGCCGGGACCGATGACGGTTCGCACGCCGGGCAGCTTCGCGATCTGTCGCTGCCAGGTGGCCATGGCGCGCAGTCGCTCGGGGGAGGTGATCGGACCGGTGTCGTCGGAGACGTAGACCTCGAACGGGGCCGTCCAGCCGGCGCCCAGCACCTCGGCGGTCCGGACGGTGTCCATGCGTGCGCGACTGTCGGAGGGGAGCGTCCGGACGTCGGGCGGGCCGGTCGTCAGCCCCAGCGCCGGGACGGACAGCAGCAGCAGGCCGGCGAGCGCGGGGCCCGCAGTCAGCAGCGGCCGCCGCTGGACCGCGTCGGCAAACCGCGCCCACCCGCCGCCGTCCCGCGGTTCGCTGCCGATCCGCCAGCGGTCGATCCGGTGACCGACGAGCAGCAGGAGCGCGGGTGCGGCGAGGAACGAGCCGGCGACGCTGAGGAACGCCACGAGCGCGACGCTCGCCGCCGCCGAGAGCAGGAAATCCCCCGGGGAGAGCGCCATCGCGACGACCATTGCCGCGATCAGCGTCACCCCGGCGAAGACCACGGTTCGCCCAGCGGTGTCTGCGGCCGCTGCGGCGGCCTCGCGCGGGGAGTTTCCGCGGCGCAGCTCCTCGCGGAAGCGGGACACCAGCAGCAGCGAGTAGTCGACCCCCAGGGCCAGGCCCATCATCTCCGTCAACGAGCTCGCGACGTCGGTGATCGGGGTGAAGGTCGCCACCAGCGCGACGAGCCCGAATCCTGACGTGACTGCCGCCAGCCCGAACAGCGCCGGGATCGCGGCCGCTATCGGCGACCGGAACACCAGCAGCAGGACCAGCAGCAGGACTGGGACGGCGAGGAGGGCGGCATCGCTGGCCGCCTTCAGGGACTCGTCCTTCAGGTCCCCGCCCACGAGGGAGAACCCGGTGACGGATGCGCGGACCGGTTTGTCGACCGACGTGTCGACGGTCTCCCTGATCGCCTGGCCGGTCTCCCCCGCGAAGGTGCTCTGCGCCTTGGCCAGCACCAGGATCAGCGCGGCACCGCGCGTCGGTCGCAGCTCGGGGATTCCCTGGGCGTCCTCATCCCAGGGCGAGAGCACGCGCAGCCCGGTGTCCCGGCGAAGGACCTGCGCGAGAGCGGCGCCCTGACGGTCGACCTGCTGCTGCGGACCCTCCAGCACGATCGGGATCGACGCCTCGATGCCGAAGGTGCGCTCGGCCACCGCCTGCGCCCGTGCACTGGAGCTGCCCGGGACGTCGACGGTGCTCGGGGAGAGGCGATCCTCGAACGACAGGGCGTTGAGCGACAGCGCGAGCGTGACCAGCACCCAGACACCGAGCGTCGCCTTCGGGCGGCGGAGCGCGAAGCCGGCGAGGCGCATCAATCGGTCGGGGTAGTGGCGGCGTCCATGACGAGAACGTACCAGTTGGTGGTTTTTCTCCGACATTCGTTTCCGCACTCGGGCGATAGGCTCGCTCGCAGTGCGCGCCGCCGGCGATCTCACCCCCAAAGGCGCCCTGCGCGTGTCGGAGATCCTGGACGCGGCGCTGCGCTGTCTGGCGCGCGACGGGTACGCCGCGACGTCGATCCAGCGCGTCGCCGACGAGGCTCGTCTGCACAAGCGGGTCGTCCTCTACTACTACGGGTCGCGCGAGAACCTGTTCGACGCGGTGGTGCGAACGTTGGGCGATCGGTTGTTCGACCGTCTGGAGGAGGCGCTCACCGGACTCGAGGAGCCGGCCGACATCGTGGCCACGGGGTACACCGAGCTCTGGGCGGCGATCACGACCGATCGCGCGCTCCTGGTCGCCTGGTTCGGCCTGCGCGCCGAGGCGATCACCGATCCGGTCCTCCAGGTCACCGCGAGCTATCTCGCCGACCGGCTCCGCGCGCTGATCAGCGGACTGATCGACGACGCTGTGGGCCGCGGCCGGGTCCTGGTCATCAGCCGAACCTCGCTGGAGGTCCTGATCGTCGCCGGGACTCAAGGACTCGTCCTGGACTACCTCGAGCGCGGCGAGACGCCCGAGCTCCAAGCCGGCATCAGAGACTTCCAGGGGTGGCTCACGACGGTGAGCACTCCACCGCGGAACCGGAGCTGACCGGCGACCGGCCGCCGCCAGTGGCGACGCTGACCTTCACCCGCCCTCGGACGAGGCGGGCGACGCCGGTGCCGACCAGCGGCCGTCCGGCATCTCGGTCGCCTCGTCGTGGCGACGAAGATGCTCGAGGTGGGCGTAGGTCTCCATCAGCGCGAGCATCCGGTCTGCGCGACTGTCGGCACGCTTGCCGAACGTCGCGGCGCTGAGCTCGGCGAGCGGTGTCGGCCCTCCGGCGAGGGCTTCGCGCAGATGCTCGAGTCGCCTGGCGTGGTGGTCGAGCAGCTCGGAGGCGCGGCTCCGGGCGTCGGCGTACGAGTCGCCGTGCGCGGGCAGCACGAGGGTGACCGGCAGATCGGCGACGCGCCGCAGCGAGGCGAGGAAGTCCGCGAGCGCGTCGGACCCGTCGAGGGAGGGCTGCACGTTGGGCGTGTAGCCGGGCAGCAGGAGGTCTCCGCAGATCAGCACGCCGTCGGCGGCGCGGTAGAGGCAGATGTGGGCGGGGTCGTGTCCGGGGGTGTGCAGCACCGCCCAGTCGCCGAACGTCTGACCGTCGCGAACGGGGATGACCTCCGGCACGTCGCCGACAAGCCCGGTGAAGCCGGCGAACGCCTCGGTGACAGCGGCGGAGTCGAGGAACCCCGGGGCCGCGGGGCCGAACGGAGCGCCGCCGGCGATGGCGAAGGTCCGCTCGATCTCCGGGTGGGCGTGGACCGCTGGAGCGAGGTCGGTCGCGATTCCCCAGTGGTCGAGATGGCCGTGCGTGACCAGCACGGCCGGCTGGTGGACGTCGGCGGCGGCGAGGCCGGCGTGCAGCGCCGCATCCGAGCCCTTGGCGCCGGTGTCGACCACCAGCGCACCGTCGGGGGTGTCCAGGACGTGGATGTGGAGGTGATCGGGGGATCCCAGGGCGAGCGGGACGGTGAACCGCACGACCCCAGGAGCAGGGCGGTCGAGCCGGTGACTCACGGCGCGGCCCGGACGCGGACGAGGCAGATGCTGAGGACCGCTCCCGCCGCGGCGACGAGCGCGCTGACGACGAAGACGCGGTCCAGGCCCGCGGAGTAGTCCTCGGCGATGGCCGCTCGCAACGCGGCGCCGGTCAGGTCGCCGTGGTCCTGGTCGAGCGCGTGGTCGAAGATCGCGCCGAGCGCCGCGACCCCGGAGGCGACCCCGACCTGACGGAACGTCGAATTCATGCCCGTCGCTGTCGCGGCGAGGCGCGGCGGGGCGACGGCGAGCGTCACCGAGGCGACGGTCGGGTTCGCGAGTCCGAAGCCCAGCCCGCAGAGCACCAGCCCGGGGAACGCGACGGTCCACGACGTGCTCGCGTCGAGCATCGTCATCTGCAGCAGGCCGGCGGAGGTCGCCGCGAGCGCCGTACCGAGGACGAGCCGGGGCGCGACCCGGCCCGAGAAGCGTCCCGCCGCAGCTGCCGCCACGAACGCGACGATGGTGACCGGTAGCAGCCGAAGGCCCGCCTCCAGGCCGCTCATGCCCAGGACCCGCTGGAACCACAGCGTCAGGTACACGAACATGCCGAACAGCGACGCCGAGGTGGCGAACGCGGCGATCGCGGCCCCGGCGAAGGAGCGGTCACGCACCAGATCGAGGTCGAACATGGGGCGGGACTGCCGCCGCTGCGCCCACACGAAGGCGATGAGCGAGGCCACCGCGACCGTCAACAGCGACAGCACACCGACCGACGCCCAGCCCCACTCGCCGCCCTCGATCAGTGCGGCGAGCAGCGTCGCGATGCCGACGGTGAACGTCAGCTGACCGGCCCAGTCGACGGGGCGCGGCTCTGGGTCCCGCGTCTCCTGCACGTACCGCAGTGCCACGACGGCGGCCGCGATCACCACCGGGACGTTCGCGAGGAAGATCCAGCGCCAGCTGACCAGCTCGATCACCGCTCCCCCGACCAACGGTCCGAGTGCCACGGCCGCTCCGAAGACGGCGCCGAAGACGCCCAGGGCCACGGCCCGTTGCTGGCCGACGTACTGGGCGCCGAGGATCGCGAGCCCGGTCGCGAAGAGCATCGCGCCACCGACGCCCTGCAGGGCCCGTGCCGCGATGAGGGACCCCGGGTCCCACGCCAGGCCGCAGACCGCGGAGGCCAGACCGAAGACCCCGAGCCCCCAGAGGAACACGCGGCGTCGGCCGATGCGATCGGCGACCGACCCGGCGTTGAGCATGAGCGCGGCGAGCGTCAGCGCGTAGATGTCGATCGTCCACTGCATGCCTCCCAGGGAGGCTCCGAGGTCCGCGCCGATGACCGGCAGGGCGACGATCACGATCGTGACGTCGAGCATCAGCAGCAGCTGTGCCAGACACACGGCGGCGAGCGGCCCCCAGAGCATCCGGGGAGCCGCGAGGGCGGTCATCCTTCCCAGCGCTCCATCGCCTCGACGCCGTGGCGCTCGAGCTCGGCGATGCGAAGCGTCGTCGCGATGCCGTCGCCGTGACGTCGCTCGCCGGCGTGGTCGGCGAGTTCGATCCAAGCCTCCGCGAGCTCGTCGTAGATGTCCGCCGCGGACCGAAGTGCGGCGTCGTCGAGCAGGACGCTCATATCCCGAAGGAATTCGGCGTGGAGGGAGCGGAACAGCGCGCCGCCGGTGCCCGCCTTGACGATCAGGACGCGCAGCGCGCCGAGCGCCGCGTCCGTACGCTCGCCGAACCGGCCTGGCCACGTGCGGTACTGCTCGGCGAACGTGGCGACTCCGGGCACGCCGCCGGCCGCAGCCATCCCGAGCAGCTCGACACGGTCTTGGCGCATGTTCTGCACCGCGCGTCCGAGCGCGAGGCGCGTCGCCTCGCGCGGGTCGCGCAGGCGCTCCGGCCAGTCGTACACGAACACGCGGTGGCGGTTCGGACCGGGAAAGCCGTGCGAGCTGCGAGCGCGCGCGAGCGACTTGAGCGAGCAGCGCTGGATCTCGTCGCGGTCGTTGTCGGCCACGAAGGCGATGCCCTGTTCCTCGTCGTAGCCGATGACGACGATGTCGTGCCGGGTGTTGGACATGCGCACCCGCAGGTACTCGAGCTCGGCGATGTCCGCCCAGAGCATCGACGGGCGGCCGGCGTCGACCTCGTCGCGCACCGTCTGCCACCCGACCGCCGGGTCCTCCGTCTCCCGGATCTCCAGAGAAGCTCCGAGGTTCGTGGCGACGTCCTCCTCGAACTCGCCCGTTCGCCCGACGAGGTAGACCGGAGGCGTCATCTCCGGCAGCTCCAGGGAGAAGAACCCCAGGCCGCCCCCCAGCCCGAAACACGCGCCCTCCGACAGCGGTCCGGTCCCGTAGTCGAGACGGTGGAACTCGAGGAGGTCGCGGATGCTGCCGGAGCCGCAGTGCCCGGCCAGGCGGTGGGGGTAGGCCAGCTGCCGACTCGCGATGGGGGCGCTCATCGGGGCAGCATAGACCTTTCTACACCGCTCGGTGAATAATTGTGCCGGCGTTCTGAACGGCGGAGTTCGAACAGGGCGCGCACGGGCGCGTGGCTACGAGGCGTCGATCGTGGTTCAGGTCCCGGCCGGTCGGACCGCCACGGTGGCGAGCCATCCCTGGAAGTCCTTGATCGCATGAAGCAGATCGGGGGTCTCGCCGCGTTCGAGGAAGTCGAGGATGAGACCCTGCGTGCAGGCCAACACGAGGACCTCCAGGGAACCACGCTCGAGGTTCAGCGTTCCGCCGCGCCTCAGCAGGTCATCGATCAGACGGCCGACGAGCGCGCGGAAGCGGTCGACGAGGTAGTTCGCCGTCGTCGCCAGTGTCGGGTTGGTGACGGCCTCGGCGCGCAACCCGAACCACGCGACCAACAGCGCGCGGTCCGTGGTGACGGTCCCCCACAGGGTGGCGTAGCCCTGCTCGACGATGGCGATCGGCTCGTCGAGGGTCACCAACTCGGTCTCGAGCTGGTCAAACAGCCGGTCGCCGAGACGGCGCACCACGGCGTCGAACAGCTGCTCGCGCGTGCCGTAGTAGTAGAGGACGCCGCGCTTGTGGAGGCCCGCCTCGTCTGCGACGCGCTGCAGCGAGGTCTGCGCGTACCCATCACGGGCGAGGCAGACGAGCGTGGCCTCGATGATCTCCTCGACGCGCCGCTGGCCCTTCTTCGTCAATTCGCCCGCAGCCCGCACCGCTGTCAGCGTAGTGCCTCGCTCGTCGGCCAAGCCCCGCGGGCGGTTCTGCGGCGTGTCCGGGCGGGCGGTCGACGAACGCAGTGCTCACGCGCCTGCCGGTAGCTCGGCGGAGAGGGTCCTCGGGGCCCGACGCGGAGCCCAGGCTGCGCAGATCGCGGCGCAGACGACCATGATCGCGACCATGACCAGCGAGGTCTGCTGCATGCCCTGCGCGTACGCCTCGCGAGCGCTGGTGGCGATCGCGGCGCCCTCGGGCCCGGCCGTCGCCGCGATCTGGAGCGCTGCGGCGACCGACTCCCTCGCGGCCTCGCGCACCGGCGCGGGAAGGACCTCGGTGGCTGCCCGCATCTGGTCGGAGTAGATACCCGACAGCAGCCCTCCGAAAAGGGCCACGCCGAGCGTCGTGCCGACCTCGCGTGTCGTGTGGTTGACCGACGCGGCGACCCCCTGCTTGCTCGCAGGGACGTTTGAGATGATCGCCTCGGTACAGGGAACCATGGCGAGCCCGAGGCCCGCGCCGATCGTGATGGTGGTGGCGTAGAGCGTCAACACGGGCCCGTCGGCCGAGACGGTCGCGAGGATCGCGAACCCCGCGGCGTTCAGCAGGCATCCGACGACGACGATCGCGCGCAGGCCGAAGCGCTCGGTGGCGCGTCGGGCGACGATCGTGATGGGGATGATCGAGATCGCGGTGGCCCCCATCGGCAGAGACGCGACGAGCGCGGAGTCGCCGAGGACGATCTGCTGGAACGGGATGATCAGGTACGCGAGGCCGTAGACCGCGGCGAACGCCATGAACACCGTGAAGGCGGCGACGCCGAACGCGCGATCGGAAAACACGCGGACATCGAGCAGCGGCTGGCGGCGGCGGAGCTGCAGCGCCACGAACAGCACGGTCGCCACGACCCCGAGGGCGAGCGCTCCGACAATGACCGGGTCGGTCCAGCCGTCGATTCCGGCCTGGATGAAGGCGTAGACCAGGGCCGCGACGGCGACGATCGACGCGAGCGCCCCCCAGAGGTCGAGTGCGGGGGTCTCCTCGTCGCGGGACGTCGCGATCGTCGGTGCGGCGGCCAGGACGATCACCCCGCCCACGA containing:
- a CDS encoding TetR/AcrR family transcriptional regulator, encoding MRAAGDLTPKGALRVSEILDAALRCLARDGYAATSIQRVADEARLHKRVVLYYYGSRENLFDAVVRTLGDRLFDRLEEALTGLEEPADIVATGYTELWAAITTDRALLVAWFGLRAEAITDPVLQVTASYLADRLRALISGLIDDAVGRGRVLVISRTSLEVLIVAGTQGLVLDYLERGETPELQAGIRDFQGWLTTVSTPPRNRS
- a CDS encoding MBL fold metallo-hydrolase, which translates into the protein MRFTVPLALGSPDHLHIHVLDTPDGALVVDTGAKGSDAALHAGLAAADVHQPAVLVTHGHLDHWGIATDLAPAVHAHPEIERTFAIAGGAPFGPAAPGFLDSAAVTEAFAGFTGLVGDVPEVIPVRDGQTFGDWAVLHTPGHDPAHICLYRAADGVLICGDLLLPGYTPNVQPSLDGSDALADFLASLRRVADLPVTLVLPAHGDSYADARSRASELLDHHARRLEHLREALAGGPTPLAELSAATFGKRADSRADRMLALMETYAHLEHLRRHDEATEMPDGRWSAPASPASSEGG
- a CDS encoding MFS transporter codes for the protein MTALAAPRMLWGPLAAVCLAQLLLMLDVTIVIVALPVIGADLGASLGGMQWTIDIYALTLAALMLNAGSVADRIGRRRVFLWGLGVFGLASAVCGLAWDPGSLIAARALQGVGGAMLFATGLAILGAQYVGQQRAVALGVFGAVFGAAVALGPLVGGAVIELVSWRWIFLANVPVVIAAAVVALRYVQETRDPEPRPVDWAGQLTFTVGIATLLAALIEGGEWGWASVGVLSLLTVAVASLIAFVWAQRRQSRPMFDLDLVRDRSFAGAAIAAFATSASLFGMFVYLTLWFQRVLGMSGLEAGLRLLPVTIVAFVAAAAAGRFSGRVAPRLVLGTALAATSAGLLQMTMLDASTSWTVAFPGLVLCGLGFGLANPTVASVTLAVAPPRLAATATGMNSTFRQVGVASGVAALGAIFDHALDQDHGDLTGAALRAAIAEDYSAGLDRVFVVSALVAAAGAVLSICLVRVRAAP
- a CDS encoding BtrH N-terminal domain-containing protein, whose protein sequence is MSAPIASRQLAYPHRLAGHCGSGSIRDLLEFHRLDYGTGPLSEGACFGLGGGLGFFSLELPEMTPPVYLVGRTGEFEEDVATNLGASLEIRETEDPAVGWQTVRDEVDAGRPSMLWADIAELEYLRVRMSNTRHDIVVIGYDEEQGIAFVADNDRDEIQRCSLKSLARARSSHGFPGPNRHRVFVYDWPERLRDPREATRLALGRAVQNMRQDRVELLGMAAAGGVPGVATFAEQYRTWPGRFGERTDAALGALRVLIVKAGTGGALFRSLHAEFLRDMSVLLDDAALRSAADIYDELAEAWIELADHAGERRHGDGIATTLRIAELERHGVEAMERWEG
- a CDS encoding TetR/AcrR family transcriptional regulator; the encoded protein is MRAAGELTKKGQRRVEEIIEATLVCLARDGYAQTSLQRVADEAGLHKRGVLYYYGTREQLFDAVVRRLGDRLFDQLETELVTLDEPIAIVEQGYATLWGTVTTDRALLVAWFGLRAEAVTNPTLATTANYLVDRFRALVGRLIDDLLRRGGTLNLERGSLEVLVLACTQGLILDFLERGETPDLLHAIKDFQGWLATVAVRPAGT
- a CDS encoding MFS transporter, producing the protein MLTPRRATWALVVLCAAVSLVIASITSLYIAGPEIARDVGATQTELTWMIDIYTLVMAGLLLPAGALGDRFGRRGVMIVGLAVFVLGAVVLQLVDTPGGLIGARAVLGVGAALILPSTLSLITSTFPPEMRDRGVSTWTAAFTIAGVLGGSLAAVLLEFFSWRSAFWSILVGGVIVLAAAPTIATSRDEETPALDLWGALASIVAVAALVYAFIQAGIDGWTDPVIVGALALGVVATVLFVALQLRRRQPLLDVRVFSDRAFGVAAFTVFMAFAAVYGLAYLIIPFQQIVLGDSALVASLPMGATAISIIPITIVARRATERFGLRAIVVVGCLLNAAGFAILATVSADGPVLTLYATTITIGAGLGLAMVPCTEAIISNVPASKQGVAASVNHTTREVGTTLGVALFGGLLSGIYSDQMRAATEVLPAPVREAARESVAAALQIAATAGPEGAAIATSAREAYAQGMQQTSLVMVAIMVVCAAICAAWAPRRAPRTLSAELPAGA